From one Fibrobacter sp. genomic stretch:
- the mdh gene encoding malate dehydrogenase → MARKKIALVGAGQIGGTMALVLAQKNLGDVVLIDIPQTQGMPKGKALDIMEGRSVINSSVDLQGSTDYSAIKGADVVIVTAGFPRMPGMSRDDLLDKNCGVIKTVAEAIKENAPDAFVIVITNPLDAMVYNMQKQSGLPANKVIGMAGVLDSARLACFVADELGVSVEDVKALVMGGHGDTMVSIMECVSVGGIPVSQLMSKEKFAELAKRTAGAGGEIVNLLGRGSAFYSPATSAIHMAEAYLLDKKSVFSCAAKLNGEYGVKGLYCGVPVVVGANGVEKILEVKMSAEEKAAFDKSVEACKKNAEWVDAHT, encoded by the coding sequence ATGGCTAGAAAGAAGATTGCACTTGTTGGTGCTGGTCAAATCGGTGGTACAATGGCTCTCGTGCTCGCTCAGAAGAATCTTGGCGACGTGGTCCTTATCGATATTCCGCAGACTCAGGGCATGCCGAAGGGCAAGGCTCTCGACATTATGGAAGGCCGCTCTGTCATCAACTCTTCCGTGGATCTTCAGGGTTCTACCGACTACTCCGCCATCAAGGGCGCAGACGTCGTGATCGTGACCGCCGGTTTCCCGCGTATGCCGGGCATGAGCCGTGACGACCTCCTGGACAAGAACTGCGGCGTGATCAAGACCGTTGCCGAAGCCATCAAGGAAAACGCTCCGGATGCATTCGTCATCGTGATCACCAACCCGCTCGACGCCATGGTCTACAACATGCAGAAGCAGTCCGGTCTCCCGGCTAACAAGGTCATTGGTATGGCTGGCGTGCTTGACTCTGCCCGTCTCGCTTGCTTTGTGGCCGACGAACTGGGCGTGTCTGTCGAAGACGTGAAGGCCCTCGTGATGGGCGGCCACGGCGACACCATGGTTTCCATCATGGAATGCGTGTCTGTTGGCGGTATCCCGGTTTCTCAGCTCATGAGCAAGGAAAAGTTCGCCGAACTCGCCAAGCGTACCGCCGGTGCTGGTGGCGAAATCGTGAACCTCCTCGGCCGCGGCTCAGCCTTCTACAGCCCGGCTACTTCCGCTATCCACATGGCTGAAGCTTACCTCCTTGACAAGAAGAGCGTGTTCTCTTGCGCTGCCAAGCTGAACGGCGAATACGGCGTTAAGGGCCTCTACTGCGGCGTGCCGGTCGTGGTCGGTGCAAACGGTGTCGAAAAGATTCTCGAAGTCAAGATGAGCGCCGAAGAAAAGGCCGCCTTCGACAAGTCCGTTGAGGCTTGCAAGAAGAACGCCGAATGGGTCGACGCACATACGTAA
- a CDS encoding nucleotidyl transferase AbiEii/AbiGii toxin family protein has translation MKTRNAMQLKALIKSRSIEIGLTPQQALHAYYMECFVNRLAHSDYLDNFVLKGGYLISNLIGFESRTTMDVDSTIKNLPIEETVMAKAFTHICGVQVEDDFTFTLDHLEFIREDDEYHGIRAFLNVDYEEMHGILTVDVTAGDSIYPGVQQMFFKRNFEKSLIRAWSYPVETVLAEKLETIITRSILNKRPRDYYDIHMLTKSVQFDIPTLNHALLATATHRKTKDKVLKYAYRIEEIEHSDDIRRQWEKYSKTFSYAKGIPFETVVGSVRNLLEKVLA, from the coding sequence ATGAAGACTCGAAATGCAATGCAACTGAAAGCTCTCATCAAGAGTCGTTCCATAGAAATAGGTCTTACTCCACAACAAGCACTACACGCCTATTACATGGAATGTTTTGTCAATCGTTTGGCCCATTCGGATTATTTGGACAATTTTGTGCTGAAGGGTGGATACCTGATTTCAAATCTCATTGGTTTTGAATCAAGGACGACAATGGATGTGGATTCCACGATCAAGAATCTTCCGATAGAAGAGACTGTAATGGCAAAGGCTTTTACGCATATTTGCGGAGTGCAAGTTGAGGATGATTTTACATTTACCCTAGACCACCTGGAGTTTATTCGTGAAGACGATGAATATCATGGGATTCGCGCTTTCTTGAATGTGGATTATGAAGAGATGCACGGCATTCTGACAGTGGATGTTACCGCAGGGGACAGCATCTATCCTGGTGTCCAACAAATGTTCTTTAAAAGGAACTTTGAAAAATCCCTTATTAGGGCATGGTCTTATCCTGTTGAGACAGTCTTGGCGGAAAAACTTGAGACTATTATAACGAGAAGTATTCTTAATAAACGTCCCCGTGATTACTATGACATCCATATGCTCACGAAGTCGGTCCAATTCGACATTCCAACTTTGAACCATGCGCTACTTGCGACTGCCACTCATAGAAAAACAAAGGACAAGGTGTTAAAATACGCTTATCGCATAGAAGAAATCGAACATAGCGACGACATACGCCGCCAATGGGAAAAATACAGCAAGACCTTCAGTTATGCTAAGGGTATCCCGTTTGAAACAGTTGTTGGATCAGTACGAAATCTGCTAGAAAAGGTTCTTGCCTAG
- a CDS encoding type IV toxin-antitoxin system AbiEi family antitoxin domain-containing protein produces the protein MEAMQNIRNFAKRGYFSLKQCLEHGVSRYDLKKLEESGEIKKVDYGLYAFANVLEDEFFIPQLLSDKIVYSNETALFLTGYSDLLPEKFTVTVPKGYHSKKLWRDFLVRQTPAEILNEGVQEIRSFYSNPIKVYCIERTLCELLHGRIDFNKERYIPAIQRYMRSKDRNIWKLSDFARMFHVEDKIGPYLEVLI, from the coding sequence ATGGAAGCCATGCAAAACATACGAAATTTTGCGAAAAGAGGGTATTTTTCCCTTAAACAGTGCCTGGAGCACGGTGTTTCGAGGTATGACCTTAAAAAACTGGAGGAATCAGGAGAGATAAAGAAGGTTGACTACGGTCTATACGCCTTCGCCAATGTCCTCGAAGACGAATTTTTCATTCCGCAGTTACTAAGTGACAAGATTGTGTATTCCAACGAGACGGCACTTTTCTTGACGGGGTATAGCGACCTGCTTCCTGAAAAGTTCACGGTAACCGTTCCGAAAGGCTACCACTCAAAAAAGTTATGGCGAGACTTTCTTGTGCGTCAGACTCCCGCCGAAATATTAAACGAGGGCGTCCAGGAAATCCGTTCGTTCTACAGCAATCCTATCAAGGTGTATTGCATTGAACGGACTTTATGCGAATTGCTCCATGGTCGTATAGATTTCAACAAGGAAAGGTATATTCCCGCAATACAAAGGTACATGAGGTCGAAAGACAGAAACATTTGGAAATTATCAGACTTTGCAAGAATGTTTCATGTTGAAGACAAAATCGGGCCATATCTGGAGGTGCTGATATGA